In Clostridia bacterium, the sequence TTTAAAATTATCAAAAATGCAACAATATTTTAAAAAAACATTTAATTTGTTGTTGACAACGAAACATGACGAGTGTATATTGAAAATATGGCGAGTTATCAAAAACGAAACCAAAAACAAAGAGGGGGTCTAAATATGCCTAAAAAGAAAAGAGATACAAAACTGTGTCACCATCCTTACGATAAATTCATGGCTTTTTTAAAAGAGAATAGAATTAAGTTGCAAGAAATTGCAGACTTGTTTGGGCACACAGTTCAGACAATA encodes:
- a CDS encoding helix-turn-helix transcriptional regulator — translated: MPKKKRDTKLCHHPYDKFMAFLKENRIKLQEIADLFGHTVQTISMKNHGKSDYSMSEVDKICNHLGISSEIFRAKKVS